GAACGGAGCCTTACCCTGTCGTAGCACAGAAGCGTGCAAAAGTTGGGCGTCATTTGCTGGTGCACCAGCTCCACAAAGCGGGCGCAGTAAACGGCGTCGATGGAGGAGAAGGTGCAGCGGGGGAAAAGACAGAGCTGCAGGAACTTGGTTATGGTCTCGTTCTTGGTGGATTCTGTCGGTGAGTTGGGCTGAGTTTTAgcgtgggaggaaaaaaaaaaaaaaaaaagaggccacTGTGCGCAATGTACTCACTGGTCATCAACCATTTGTCCTTTTCCAGTTTGAGGCGGTGGAGAACTCTTTGGACGTGCTCCAGCtgcttcttctcctcctcctgcaGCTTTTCCTGCAGAGCCGTGCAGcgttccttttctttctttttcttattcattGGCTGCAGGGGAGGCAAaaccaaaaaatgcaaatacttaGTCAGGCCTCCACAGCCCCGCATATCAATCCACTGGAATGTAGCACTCACTATTTCGGGATTCTCGTCAATGGCCCTGATCTGAGCCTTGAGCTTGTTGACCTCCCGCTCGTAGGCGGCGTGCGGCACGGCCAGGTCGTACATGGTCAGAGACCAGAAAGTGGCGTAGAACTGAGGGCGCAGGTCTTCCCAGACCCGGGCCGGGTGAAGGGACATCACCGCCTCGTGCACCGGCGTCATGACTTGCTCGCAGGCCGCCACGTACTTTTGCACTTTCTGCTGCTGCCGGTTGCCCTTCTCGGCTTTCTTCAGCTCGTCGTACTTGGACTGAAGGGAGAGGAGATGCTCGGGAGAAGATCGGGAGGAGCACGGACCCACCCGCCGTGCCCGGGACGTCATGCTTACCAGGATCTGATGGGCGTACATTGGCCGGGAAAGGAAGAAGGCGGCGTCGTGCGGGGTGTGGAACTGGTTACACAGCACGTCGATGGAGGGGACGCGCTTGATGTAGTCCTCCGTGCTGAGGTTGGAGGCCAGGAAGCCGCCAAATTGCACCAGTGTGTCGTGGCACTGCGGGAAAACGGAGGGAGAAAGGGATTGGACCTCCACGACTGAATATACACCATGAAGACAAGGCGTTATGCACCATGCAGAGAGTCGGTCCATACCTGGTCGTACAGGTGGCCCACCAATTTGAGATCTTTCTCTCCGCTCTCTAGGAAAACCACGCCGTTTCGCTGCTGGACCATGAGTACGCAAAGCGGTAGGGCCAGTTCGTGATCAAGGAGAGCGTCCTTGAGGCGCTGCGATGACTTTTTTGTGTTTCGGATTTGACCAAAATAGCCTCCCTGTGTGTGGGTAGAGGACGGGTTTTTAATCACCACGATGAAGGGGGaaatgaaccatttttttttttaaatcacttgacTGAAGTACATAAATCCATACCTCAGCTTTGAGTTGCTCGCCCCCCGTCATGGCTTCGAGCTGCTCCGACGTCATGTCGTCGGTGACCTCGATGCCGGCCATCTTTTGCACCACTTCCTTCAGGATCAGCAGGTCAAAACtgcaagcaggaaaaaaaacatcacgttTAATGTAAGCAAAACCATGGCGAGTGCGCGTTGACGGCCGCCGCCAGCAAAGCGACCTTTTTCCCGCTTTGAGCTGATTGGTGACATATTGAAGAAGGCCAGCCAATTCAATTGGATATTTCCTGAAGACAGCGCCACACAGACTTGCCAGACCTTGTTTGATGGATTGGAACACAAGCGTTGGTTAGGCACTCCAATTTCAAATGAGTAAAGTACTAGGTGTTAAGACCTACTTTGCAGCCAAGATGAGATTGAGGTGTCATCATGcttcatcttttctttctcGGGATTGGCCAGAGCTTCAATGATACAATCTGAACATTGGAATTAAGAAGTAACACATTCATGTGTCCTAAAATtgaaatctctaaaaaaaaattcaaccaaaaacattttttaaaaagttcatttttaaacaagacaattaaaaactgaaaaggctGTAAACAAGTCcagaatttttgttgttgttgtaattagGATACAGGCCAAAACGTCATAATTGAGCGATGTGAGGTACTTCAAGGAATCCACCACCGGACCGATGAGGTTGTCGTACCACTGGATCTGCGACAGCATCTGATAAGCGCAGAGATTCGGGTGAGACAAAGTCTACTAAAGTCCATTGAAAGCAACATGCATCAACTTACATAATCAAAAAGGATGGTGGGGTTACTGTGGCTTAGCTTGCCAATTTGCCTTCCAGATTGTTTCACATTCTCTTTGGTCAACCGCCTGGAAGAAAAAGATTGTTATTAGAAACAAAGTGgagcttaaaaaaaagaatattattttgagGAAAATGCTAGCACTGCCTAATCAtacaaatcaattaaaaaaaataaagatttacttCATAATATATCTGGCCCCTTCCACAGTGTGAGCTTTGACTTTGACTAGCAAGGGGTGGCTGGAATAGGTTTCATTTTTCCACTGTCCATACAGGcggtacctggagaaaaataGGGCCAACTTTCAAGGACAGAAATGCTAACTTAAAAAGACCACTCCTTTTCATGAGACAAGCCGCACCTGTGATGGTAGGGAAAGAGCTTAAAGAAGCCCCACAGCTCCTCCGACATGCACGCGTTGCACTCCATCAGCGAGAGGGAAGGCAGAAGAACTTGGTCTGCGATGCTCAGGAAACAACTCAATAGAATTTCCTGGAAGTCACAAACAGACAGCACATCAAAGATGGATCCAAATAATTCTATAGAAATCAAAAGGTCCTTTTCACACTGACCATCTTGTCCTTGTTGTCCGAGCCCTCGCTGCTCAGGTACTGTGAAACAGAGAGCCACATAGCCACGTCAACCCCCGAGGCTCCAGGACGCATAGACAGACGGCGGCGTGCGTACCTCTTTCATGAAGGCCTTGCCGAGCCGCACCACCTTGGCGAAGAGGATGGCGTCGTGGGCCAGGTGAGGCCCCAGGTAGCCCAGCATGCTGAACGTTTGCCTGCGCAAGTCTTCAAAGCTCTCGGCGGGCTTGGGGGCCCGTTCGCTCCGCAGCCGAGGCATCACGCGGCCCCGTGCGCCTTTCGGGAGGCCGGCCCTGCGACAACAAGGGAATAAAAAGGGCCGGATGAGACGTGGTGGCATCCAACGCGGGCGGGCGCCCGCCAACAAGTGACGTCGTACCCTCGATAGAGGGGCTCCACGGTCAGGTGGAGCAGCTGACAGAGCGCCAACGCAATGAATTTATGAGAAGTCGCGTAGAAGTGAGGCATCTGGTCCATGATACTCTGTGCGTGGTGCCAATCCCCAATCCGGAGGAGCGCTTCCAGCAGACCAAGCTTCTGGTTATCGGGTGGctacaacagcaaaaaaaaaaaagtggagaatATAACATTACAGGACATTCTACCATTGGCCAAATGCAACCCCAATAATAGCAAATGAATAACCTGCTCGATTTTGtcttcctccttttctttctctttttctttatcTTCACTTTTGTCCGAAGGCACCACCACCATGACCAGTTTGCGAGCAATCTGTTTGGCCTCGGAAATAACCAGTTTGTGTTCCTCGATAATAGCACCATCGAGTGGCATGAGCTACAACGACAGGGGCAAAGAGAAGAAGAACCTGCTCAAAACAAGTCATCCCACAACAGAAAAAACACATTGCcattcaaatatttacattcaaTAAAATTGACAAGTGCCAGTTCAAATCAGTGTAATAGTGTAGTTCTTTTCACTTACATGTACATAGAGATCTTCCAATTCAATTAGATTATGATGAAGTAGGGCAGCGGCAATGTGGTATAGCGATTTGGGAGTTTCCTCATTTGGTTCCTAAAAGATATCAAAGGCCAATGACACTTTGGAATCCaactttttgaatgttttttaggCAAAACATGAGTCCAAAATATTTCCTTGCAAATACCTGATAAAATTTAAACTTAAAGCCAAGGATGTGACAGAGAGTCAGCGGCTCACACATGTAGGACTTGATGAGGGACAGGAAAAAGTCGTCTTGGTCCGATCGACTCTCGTACACTTCCAGGATGATGTCTAGAACCCGGTTGGGATCTAAATTGAAACATCCTGTCGATGGCGAGAAGATAAGTAAGAACCATTAGGAACCGCATATTTGTGTGTTTCCAAGTAGCAATTTGTAGACAGATCAGGACTGATATTATTAGGTATGGACAAATGAGCCATACCTATGAGAGACTGGATACTTTCTAGGACAATGTGACTCGTGATGTTGCCAGACAGATCTTGGCCAAGCTCGGTGATGAGTTTGGCGTAGCCCTCATTTTCCTCTCTTAGCAAGTTGAACTTCTGTTGCTTGTAACTGttaaaaaatggggggggggggcggggggggggggggcgttgtATGTTGAGCAGTGTGGGGATAGAGATGGTAAAAATAATGTAACATGAAATAAGTGAATGCTACTTACAAGAGTTTTGTCTTGATCTTCACAATCTTCTGATTAAATTGATGGGCTTGTTTAATGAGTCCAAGAGATTCGAGGGTTTCTGGATCCAGGCGCTCTTTCAAAATGGCCTCTGGGAGAAACATCTGAAAGATAACAAAGTGattggaaattatttttagCAATATGTGTGAATATGCTCATTCATCCTAATAATTGCAGTTtgccattttaaatattaaaaaaaaaaaaacagatgctgaATCCAAA
This portion of the Stigmatopora nigra isolate UIUO_SnigA chromosome 19, RoL_Snig_1.1, whole genome shotgun sequence genome encodes:
- the thoc2 gene encoding THO complex subunit 2; this translates as MATLILAGEWVKNWEKTGKHQFVQLCKGLTEKIDHGCQINDIQAALYELCWQVVQGNLKLDLVASVLGDMMELRDDMPSILADVFSILDLETVALEEKHKRDHYIQLVGACLMFLPEAILKERLDPETLESLGLIKQAHQFNQKIVKIKTKLFYKQQKFNLLREENEGYAKLITELGQDLSGNITSHIVLESIQSLIGCFNLDPNRVLDIILEVYESRSDQDDFFLSLIKSYMCEPLTLCHILGFKFKFYQEPNEETPKSLYHIAAALLHHNLIELEDLYVHLMPLDGAIIEEHKLVISEAKQIARKLVMVVVPSDKSEDKEKEKEKEEDKIEQPPDNQKLGLLEALLRIGDWHHAQSIMDQMPHFYATSHKFIALALCQLLHLTVEPLYRGAGLPKGARGRVMPRLRSERAPKPAESFEDLRRQTFSMLGYLGPHLAHDAILFAKVVRLGKAFMKEYLSSEGSDNKDKMEILLSCFLSIADQVLLPSLSLMECNACMSEELWGFFKLFPYHHRYRLYGQWKNETYSSHPLLVKVKAHTVEGARYIMKRLTKENVKQSGRQIGKLSHSNPTILFDYMLSQIQWYDNLIGPVVDSLKYLTSLNYDVLAYCIIEALANPEKEKMKHDDTSISSWLQSLASLCGAVFRKYPIELAGLLQYVTNQLKAGKSFDLLILKEVVQKMAGIEVTDDMTSEQLEAMTGGEQLKAEGGYFGQIRNTKKSSQRLKDALLDHELALPLCVLMVQQRNGVVFLESGEKDLKLVGHLYDQCHDTLVQFGGFLASNLSTEDYIKRVPSIDVLCNQFHTPHDAAFFLSRPMYAHQILSKYDELKKAEKGNRQQQKVQKYVAACEQVMTPVHEAVMSLHPARVWEDLRPQFYATFWSLTMYDLAVPHAAYEREVNKLKAQIRAIDENPEIPMNKKKKEKERCTALQEKLQEEEKKQLEHVQRVLHRLKLEKDKWLMTKSTKNETITKFLQLCLFPRCTFSSIDAVYCARFVELVHQQMTPNFCTLLCYDRVFSAIIYTVASCTENESHRYGRFLCCMLETVTRWHSDRAVYEKECGNYPGFLTILRASGFDGGQQANPLDYENFRHVVHKWHYMLTKASVHCLETGDYTHIRNILIVLIKILPCYPKVLNLGQALEFRVHKICLKEKEKRPDLYALAMGYSGRLKSQKLRMVPENEFHHKEPATRNATSGAQQNGPGSTSRPAAATMKGDDGFSEDADRAKDKSQTTKLLNKANSAAAKVSASNGNGALNSAKIIKERDDKEKGGKEKKEKKEKTPAGTPADTKAEARREKLREERAAKDERALREGKEKTPKAERDKVNKDDKNNKDDKAKAGNGDSAAEPSRERDAASAAAAKELKSKEKAERGGGGAAVASRKSPLPRLDSAETERDHKRRKLDSHSSPSHSSSVKDNSNDPKESTSKYHLNYNSLSRSKSREREPEKIDGDIALARKDKREEKERKERKRDLGTGEREASLEPKRRKDENGTNSSKNSQSESPCDSPLSAEKEKSKRSKSSSKEKGESLKPERSSAGGKKESRHDKEKKDKRDSGGGGGGGGGGGAGGKEEKKHHKSSDKHR